The DNA region CCATCTGAAGTGGATTAAATTTTCTGGTGCATCGTGGACACATGATAATCAAGGTTTCTTCTACAGTCGCTACGATGAGCCGAATGAAAAAACTCAATTAGAAGATGTTAACTATTATCAAAAGCTCTACTATCATCAACTAGGTAAACCCCAATCAGAAGATGTACTAATCTACCATCGTCCTGACCAAAAAGAATGGGGTTTTAGTGGCGGTGTTACTGAAGATGGACGCTATTTAATAATTTCAATTTGGCTGGGTAGTGACTCCAAAAATTTAGTTTTCTTTAAAGATTTGACTAACCCTAATACTGAAGTCGTAGAACTAATTAACCAATTTGAGGCAGATTACAGCTTTATCGACAATGATGATAGCGTGTTTTACTTTCGCACAGATTTAAATGCACCACGGGGAAAAGTTATTGCAATTGACACGAAAAACCCTGCATCAGAAAATTGGCGAGAAATTATTCCCCAATCAGCAGAAACGTTAGAAAGTGTAGGCATACTCAATAACCAATTTGTTGCTGATTACCTCAAAGATGCTCACAGCCAAATTAAAATATTTGACATCAAAGGTGCGTTTATTCGTGAGGTAGAATTACCTGGACTCGGTTCAGCCGGAGGCTTTGGAGGGAAGCGTCATGATACCGAAACTTTTTATAGTTTCACCAGTTTCACCATACCAGGAACTATCTATCGCTATGATATGGTAACTGGTAAAAGTACCATTTTCCGCCAGCCACAAGTAGATTTTAATCCTGATGATTACGAGACGAAACAAGTCTTTTATCATAGCAAAGATGGTACTAGAGTACCAATGTTTATCACTCATAAAAGGGGCATAAAGTTAGATGGAAATAACCCGACTTATCTCTATGCCTATGGTGGTTTTAATGTCTCAATGACACCTAGTTTTTCTGTGAGTCTTTTGGTGTGGATGGAGATGGGTGGTGTCTATGCTATGCCTAATATACGCGGCGGTGGAGAATACGGCGAAGAATGGCATCAAGCAGGAATAAAAGATAAAAAGCAGAATGTCTTTGATGACTTTATTGGCGCTGCTGAATGGTTGATTGCTAATAAGTATACTAAGACTGAGAAGCTAGCGATCGCAGGTGGTAGTAACGGCGGTTTATTAGTCGGTGCTTGTATAACGCAACGTCCCGATTTGTTTGGTGCAGCAATACCAGCAGTCGGCGTCATGGATATGTTGCGGTTCCACAAATTTACCATCGGTTGGGCTTGGACTTCCGAATATGGTTCAGCAGATAATCCAGAAGAGTTTCCAGCGCTGTATGCTTATTCGCCACTACACAACATCAAAGCAGATACAGCTTACCCAGCAACCTTAATTACCACAGCCGATCATGACGATCGCGTTGTCCCAGCTCATAGTTTCAAATTTGCCGCAGCTTTGCAAGAGGCTCACGCAGGTGATGCGCCAACGCTAATTAGAATTGAGACAAAAGCAGGACATGGTGCGGGTAAACCCACGGCTAAAATTATTGAGGAAGCCGCAGATAAATGGGCTTTTTTGGTGCGTGCTTTGAATGTTGAAGTTTAGGGTTTGATTCATTTATAGGGTGCGTTAATGCAGTGTAACGCACCACATTATTTCCATAAGCGTCAAACTTCCCTATAAATTTTAAAATTATTCATAAACTCTACTTCGATGCTGAATCAAAATAATCATTACTTGATTTAAGCCATCATCTATTTCATAAATGACGCGATATTGACCTACGCGATAACGATAATAACCTGATAGCTCACCTTTCAAAGGTTTTATATTAGGAAAATTACGAGGCTCAATCTTTAAACGTTCAAAACAACGATCTAATTTCTTTTGTAAAGAAGCAGAAGACGACTCGAAAAATTCTTGAGCATCAATACTAATAATAACAATATACTTAATATTTTCGTTGGAGTTCGTCAATAGAAATTACCTTACCTTGTTTAACATTCTTCTTTGCTTTAGCAAGCGCTTCTTTAAAACCCTCTATTTTCAACAATTCTTCAGTTGCTTCATTATCATCTCTTTCTGCTAAATACGCTAAAAAATCAGCAGCGACTAATAATCTTTCTGGGGAGAGTTGATCGACATATTCTTTAATTTGCTGGCGAATTTCTACTGTATTCATAAAATTTTATTGGTATTTAAACACAAAACTCTATATTGATACCATTTATTATAACCGCTCTATGGCACAGTCTCCAATCATTTCACCTGTTGCCTTGAGTTAAATCGCTTGCTGATACCGCTCACCCAACACACTTAATATTGACTGCTTCATCAATTCGATAAACGCGATCGCTTCCACTTCTGGGTAAGATATATCCAAATACTGCCATGTCACTATCTTGAAATGCACCCTTGAGAGATGAATTAGCATTAAATAATTATGTAAAAGCGATCGCTCGTAAAAATAACAAGTTGGAAAATCTGTTGCAATAAGCCATTGATAAAAAGATGTTATCACCCAAATACCAAATTAAAAGGTAATCATGTTAAGCGGTAAGGGTAGAGATAAACAATTATTTACCTTCACCCTTACCGCTTTCTTCCATCTGAGCAAGAAGTTTAATTTTTTGTAACTCTCTTGTACTTAAAACGCGACAGATTGGGCTGTCCCTCTGAGATTGATTGTTGTATAAGTTTGTTTCTGCCCCTGGTTAAATTGAGGAATTACAGAAAAGCGGTTTGTTGTGGTGATTCCTTTAGTTTCAACTTTTGCTTCGATGTTATTTCCAAGGTTTACACGAGGTATGAGCAAGGTAAATGTGGTGTTGCCAGTATCTATTGTCTTTTTAATAGTCACAGTCACTAGTGTACCAATTTCCGTATCTACAGTACGGATCTCATCTCCGGTAAAGTTTAATGTCTCTTTTTGCTGTTGATAGTTGAAAAGGGGCTTACCAGTAAAGCTTGAGGTTGAGTAATTAATAGTGGCTACTTTCTCACCTTTGGAATTATACCCTGTGAAATTATACAAGTTCGGTGTTCTTTGTACTTGAGCTTGAGATTGTAATATAGGTATTGCTGCTAAGGTTATACCTAATGTGAATGATGTAATTAAGTTTCTTGTAAGCATATTTCCAAAAGTTATTGCTAGTTTGACGAAGATATCTACGCCGATGGCATGACAAGGAATAAAACCAATTCTAAAAGTGGATATTCCGGAAAACTTGTCAAATGAAACACATCGCAATTGTTGTTAACATGTTTGTAATAATTTGTAATACAGCGTAGAGTTATATCAGACTTTAAAGTTGGGAGTAGGGAATGGTGAGTGGGGAAAGACCACTTTCATGCTTGATTGTGAAACTTGCTTCATCGGGACTGTCCTTAAAATAGAGAATAAGTGGCAATAAATAATAAAAGGTATTTTTATACCTTTGTTGTAAGCTATTACTCGTAGATGTCTTGCAAATAGGTAAACTTTAAAACCGCCTATTACAGCATAGTGGAAATAAAGCTACCATTGAAAATGGTAAAAAAGCCGAAAATGTAAGTCTTTTGACTTCCAGAAAGCAGTACTAAGGCTTTGTTTTATAATTAGAAATTTTGCATTTCCCATTACTTATGAAGCTACGCTCATATATACTTGTAGGGTTTTTTCTTAGCCTTGTGCTAAGTATTTTGCCTTTTTCGGGCAATTTCACCAATGCTGCAACACCAACAGCAGTCGCACCTGTATCTGCTGTCTCATTCACCCAAGGGGTGCAAAAAACGGTATTGGACAACGGCTTAACGGTGCTAACTAAAGAAGTCCATACTGCTCCAGTAGTGAGCGTACAAGTTTGGTATAAAGTTGGCTCACGTAACGAAGTTAAGGGAGAGAATGGCATTTCTCACCAGCTAGAACATTTAATGTTCAAGGGTACAACTGACCGTCCTGTGCAGTTTGGCAGGTTATTTAGTGCCTTGGGTAGCCAGTTCAATGCTTTTACTAGTTATGACGAAACAGCTTACTTTGGCACAGTGCAACGAGACAAACTCGAAGCATTGTTGACATTGGAAGCCGATCGCATGAAAAACTCCTTAGTTGGCCCCGATCAACTAACAAGTGAAAAGCGGGTGGTAATCTCCGAGTTACAGGGGTACGAAAATTCACCAGGCTATCGTCTGAGTCGGGCAGTGATGCGAGATGCTTTCCCTAATAGAGCATACGGCTTACCTGTAGGAGGCACAAAAGCAGATGTAGAAAAATTCACGGTGGAGCAGGTGCGGAATTATTACCAAACCTATTACAGCCCAGAAAATGCCACCTTGGTGATTACAGGGGATTTTGCCACAGAACCTGTACTCAAAGTTGTTAAAGAAACTTATGGGAAGTTGGCAAAACGAGGGAAAGAGGGCAGGGGAACGCTTTTACGCCAGAACACAGACAGAGGAAATGTCGCCGCGTCTTTGGTTGCTCCCACTACTAAAAAAGCACCGATTGTTTTAAAGCAACCTGGAAGTGCAGCACTATTGCAAGCAGTGTATCCTCTGCCAGATATCAAGCATCCTGATGTGCCGGCAATTGATGTGATGGATGCCATCCTCACAGGTGGACGTAGTTCTAGGCTTTACCAAGCTTTAGTAGAATCTGGACTCGCTAGTTCAGTGAGTGGCAGTGCTTCCGAACTCATCGAACCTGGCTGGTATGAAATTAATGCTACGGCGGCTCCGGGCCAAGAGTTAGGGAAAATTGGCCAAGTGCTTCAGGAATCTTTAGCAAAATTGCAAGAACAGCCAGTTACTACTGAAGAATTGAATCGGGCGAAGACACAACTGCAAGCCTCCTTTGTTTTGGGGAACCAAGATATCACTAGTCAGGCAAGCCAACTGGGATATAACGAAACTGTGGCCGGCGATTATCGTTTTATTGAACAGTATCTGGCTGCGATCGCTAAAGTCACCCCAGCCCAAGTACAGCAAGCAGCAAAAACTTACCTCAATCCGGCCAAACAAACCATCGGCTTCTTTGAGCCAACTCAACCAGATGGGAAACCAGGGGCTTCCAGCGCTGGTTCTGGTCGCACAGTAGAAAATTTCAGCCCTGGTAAGCCTGTAGATCCAGCAGAACTGGCCAAATATCTGCCACCTGCCACATCAGCGACAGATTCGGGCAAACAATCATTACCAGAAGAGTTTACCTTAAATAATGGTTTGCGGGTTTTGCTTTTACGCGATCGCAACCTCCCCACCATTAATCTGAGTGGACAAATTGACGCTGGTAGTGAATTTGACGGCAATCAAAAAGCTGGATTAGCGAATTTGACTGCGGTCAATTTAATGAATGGGACGCAAACTAAAAATGCTCTTACCCTAGCAAAGACCTTAGAAGACCGGGGAGCCGATTTGAATTTTGGTGCTAGCCGTGAGGGAGTTAGCGTTAGCGGTGAGGGACTTTCACCAGACTTGCCGATATTGATTCAAACTCTGGCAGATGTATTAGAAAACGCCACTTTCCCAGCCGACCAATTAGAACTCAGTCGCCAACGGGCGCTGACAAGTCTCAAAGTCCACCTAGATGACCCCAGAGGTTTAGGAAGACAAGTATTTCAGCAAGCAATTTACCCGGAAAATCATCCATTCCATAGCTTTCCTACAGCCGAAAGTTTAAAGAGTATTACTCGTGATGATTTGCTTGGTTTCTACCAGACACACTACCGACCAGATAACACAACGATCGCAATAGTTGGAGACTTTGATCCAGTTAAGGTAAAACCTTTGTTAAATGAGGCATTTGGCAAATGGTCAGCCACAGGTAAGCCACCTGTTCTCAAAATACCATCCGTGCCACTTCCGCAAACTTTGACACGCTTAAACAAAGTGATACCTGGCAAATCCGAAGCTGTTACCTACATCGGCTACAACGGTATCTCTCGGAAAGACCCACGTTATTATGCAGCACGGGTACTGAATCAAATTTTAGGTGGTGATACCTTAGCGAGCCGTTTGGGTACGGAAGTGCGCGATCGCCAAGGTCTAACCTACGGTATCTATAGTGGTTTTGCCGCCGGAATCAATCCTGGCCCGTTCTTGATTCAGATGCAAACTGCTCCTGGTGATGCCCAAAAAGCGATCGCTAGTACTCTCGCCTTACTCAAACAGTTGCGCGAACAAGGAGTGACTGAGGCTGAATTTAACGCAGCAAAACGCTCAATTACTAATAGTTATCCTGTGGATTTAGCTAATCCTAGTGATGTATCAAGCATTATTTTGGATAATGCTGTCTTAGGACTTTCACGCTCAGAAATCCGAGACTTTCCCCAGAAAATACAAGCAGTCACAATGGCTCAGATGCAACAGACAATTGAAGATTTAATTAAGCCGGAAAGTCTGATAATTGTCACTGCTGGCCCTGGAGAGACTGTACCCAAGGGCAGCTAATTACCTCAACCCAAAACACAAAGGTGCTAAAATTTGCTTTACGCCTTTGTGTTTTAGCTTAGGGCTATTTCGTTCTAGAGATAATACTTATTTGAATGAATTATTTTGTCGAAAAATGATGATTAAAATTAGTATAAAATCCCTCAGCAGAAAGCCTATTCTTCCACAGGTTTCGGCACTCATGCTGCAAATCTAAGAATTCTTGGTCTGAAATATTGCTATGGAATTCAGCTACTTTCTCTGCAATATGTGAGATTTCCTTCTCATCTATCCATACGCAATATTTTTTCCAGTCTATTATAGACTCGTCAGGTAAAACGCAGTCTGTATCAATAAAAATTGGAATACGACCACAACTGAGGATTTCATATAGTCGAATAGAATAGTTTGCAGAACCACGACAACACAAAATGTAGTCACTCTCAACCATATTTTTCACATATTCAGCACGAGCCTTCTGTCTTTGCTCTACATCTTGTGTATTTAGAAATACTGTTTCGTTTTTGATGATAAAGTTTGTATTTACTAAAGAGGGGTTTTCTGCAAGTACTTTCAGAGCCTGACTACGCAAAATTTGTCCTTTGTAAGGCGAAACTCCAAGCTCTAATGATTTGGTTAACATTACCCCGTGAAATAAAACCGTTTTTAATTTCTTTTCCCATGAATCCGGTACTGCTAAACCACAAAATCCAACAACAGGTTTCTCAGATTTATGCCTGAGAGACATTTGCCCTCCTAAATATTCTTCAACAAAATCTTCAGTAAAAGAAGGCATAATAATATCTTTTTGCTTCCTTTTTGACCGATATTTTGCCATTCGCATTACTATTGAATTCTTAATAGGAATTTCTTCGGCGCAACAATCACCTGCGAAAAAAACAACTAATTCTTTGCCGCTATTAGCTACTTTTTCAGCAAATTCAATAGATAGATTTTCTGCTTCTTTATTAACTTTACTTTTCCAACTTTCTCCTCTGATTGCTCTCCAGTTTATAGGCATGATAACTAAGTCAGCTTCCTTTAAGGAAGTCATTTTAAAAAGGGAATTACTTAGCTCTATATACTTGCTGTACAATCTAGACCAAGGATATTTTTCAGTAGGGATAAACTGTTTCCAGAAAGGATAAAGCATTGGAACTGGCTCTATTCCTTTCGGAAGATAATTATCATCAGAATAGATGTTTAATTGCATATTGAAACGTGAGTTTGACTAGTTGAATAAATAATTGACATATTTCACAAAAAATTTAATTAATTTCAAACAATCTTTGGTAAAATTGCTTTTTATATTAATCTTTTGTGAAAATATACGTAATTCCTGGAATTTAAAGCTAATTTAGTTATCCCGAATTTCTCACAAGTGATAAATCCGCGATAAGCATCACAACACTGCTCTACCACCGCGATGGTGGAAGTAGCTTTTCGAGAAACCAATCAAAGACTCCTCATAGGTTTTAAGGGAATATATTGATTATAATCTCATAAAAGAAAAATGCTAATCAGGGTAAAGGTATTTAAATTTTTTTGATCGCAACCAAGGTTAAAAACCAACGGAAAATCAGTATTTATATCGTTTGGTTTAGTTTCTCAGACTCAAAGCGATGTCTAGGACGGGCTATTACGCTCGATAGCATCTGACTCGCTACCGCTTCTCTACAAAGACGCTACGCGAACGCTATCGGGCGTCGCTAAAACTGTGTTAATAAGCAGCTATTAAGCCGACTATTTTTGATAATATCTAGCTCAATACTGCTCGGTTAAGGAATTTCTTGGTTGAGGCAAGCAGGGGGAGCAGGGGGAGAAATGGAGGCTGGCGTTGAGTTTTTGCCTCCCCTGCCTCCCCTGCTTCCCCTGCCTCCCCTGCTTATCCGAGCAGTATTGATATCTAGCTCATAGCAATGCCTGGGTTTTTGCTAGCCAACGTAGATGAAAGTGCTTTTAAATCAATACATTTAGATTAATTCTTGATCCACTCTAACCCTCCTTTTTAATGAGGGAACTAGAGCAAATTTTACTCCTAACTCCTGCTGTATATTAGACCTCTTGCAAAAGTCTCATCAGGGTGGGACAAGTAGGTTATATCAATTTAATGCGAAGCTGCACTTTAGGAGTAACTCTCTATTCTTGGCTATCTTGGCGGTTCGTTTAATATTCTGTGCATCTTTATACAGAATTGGTATTAGAGCTTTCTTGACATCTATGACCTACAAAAAAGTAAGGAACCTCGCAAATGCTGTATTACGCACAGTCAATTACCAAAGCGTTCAGCTTTTGGTCTCACAGAGGAGCGATGTCTCCGACGGGCTATTCGGCGTCGCAACAAGCTTTATTTAGCGCAGCCTCAACAAGCAACGTTATGATAATTAATCGTCTAATAATAAATAAGTTGGCACAAATAAACCTCAATAGTACGGAGATGATTAATCGCCTCTGTAGAGCAGTCAAAAATCATTGAACTATAGACTTTGGGCTATGGACTCTTGAGAGTGGACTGTTAGGTGCTGCACCCAACCAAAATCAGCCGTTGTACAAATTGACACAAGGATAATTGAAGTGACTAAGACTAACTCAGACTTTCTTACCTCCACCGATCCAGCGATCGCGGAGTTAATCAACGAGGAACTACAGCGTCAACGAGATCACTTGGAGTTGATTGCTAGCGAAAACTTTACCTCTGCTGCTGTACTAGCCGCTCAAGGTTCAGTACTGACAAATAAATATGCCGAGGGATTACCTGGTAAACGCTACTATGGCGGTTGTGAGTATATCGACAAAATTGAGCAGCTAGCAATCAATCGTGCTAAACAGATATTTGGGGCGGCTCATGCGAATGTGCAACCTCATTCTGGCGCACAAGCCAATTTTGCAGTGTTCCTATCGCTGCTGCAACCAGGAGACAAAATTATGGGGATGGATTTGTCTCATGGGGGACATCTCACCCACGGTTCACCTGTAAATGTCTCAGGTAAGTG from Nostoc commune NIES-4072 includes:
- a CDS encoding prolyl oligopeptidase family serine peptidase, encoding MPSSKKPLTYPSSHKSNQVDNYHGTLVADPYRWLEDPDSEETRAWIEAQNQVTFGYLSEIPTREKIKQRLTKLWDYEKYGIPFKEGESLQDCSTERYFYFKNDGLQNQSVLYTLKTLDDQPKVLLDPNKLSEDGTVALSGLSISEDGKLLAYGLSASGSDWQEWKVRNIETGEDLQDHLKWIKFSGASWTHDNQGFFYSRYDEPNEKTQLEDVNYYQKLYYHQLGKPQSEDVLIYHRPDQKEWGFSGGVTEDGRYLIISIWLGSDSKNLVFFKDLTNPNTEVVELINQFEADYSFIDNDDSVFYFRTDLNAPRGKVIAIDTKNPASENWREIIPQSAETLESVGILNNQFVADYLKDAHSQIKIFDIKGAFIREVELPGLGSAGGFGGKRHDTETFYSFTSFTIPGTIYRYDMVTGKSTIFRQPQVDFNPDDYETKQVFYHSKDGTRVPMFITHKRGIKLDGNNPTYLYAYGGFNVSMTPSFSVSLLVWMEMGGVYAMPNIRGGGEYGEEWHQAGIKDKKQNVFDDFIGAAEWLIANKYTKTEKLAIAGGSNGGLLVGACITQRPDLFGAAIPAVGVMDMLRFHKFTIGWAWTSEYGSADNPEEFPALYAYSPLHNIKADTAYPATLITTADHDDRVVPAHSFKFAAALQEAHAGDAPTLIRIETKAGHGAGKPTAKIIEEAADKWAFLVRALNVEV
- a CDS encoding type II toxin-antitoxin system RelE family toxin, producing MTNSNENIKYIVIISIDAQEFFESSSASLQKKLDRCFERLKIEPRNFPNIKPLKGELSGYYRYRVGQYRVIYEIDDGLNQVMIILIQHRSRVYE
- a CDS encoding M16 family metallopeptidase translates to MKLRSYILVGFFLSLVLSILPFSGNFTNAATPTAVAPVSAVSFTQGVQKTVLDNGLTVLTKEVHTAPVVSVQVWYKVGSRNEVKGENGISHQLEHLMFKGTTDRPVQFGRLFSALGSQFNAFTSYDETAYFGTVQRDKLEALLTLEADRMKNSLVGPDQLTSEKRVVISELQGYENSPGYRLSRAVMRDAFPNRAYGLPVGGTKADVEKFTVEQVRNYYQTYYSPENATLVITGDFATEPVLKVVKETYGKLAKRGKEGRGTLLRQNTDRGNVAASLVAPTTKKAPIVLKQPGSAALLQAVYPLPDIKHPDVPAIDVMDAILTGGRSSRLYQALVESGLASSVSGSASELIEPGWYEINATAAPGQELGKIGQVLQESLAKLQEQPVTTEELNRAKTQLQASFVLGNQDITSQASQLGYNETVAGDYRFIEQYLAAIAKVTPAQVQQAAKTYLNPAKQTIGFFEPTQPDGKPGASSAGSGRTVENFSPGKPVDPAELAKYLPPATSATDSGKQSLPEEFTLNNGLRVLLLRDRNLPTINLSGQIDAGSEFDGNQKAGLANLTAVNLMNGTQTKNALTLAKTLEDRGADLNFGASREGVSVSGEGLSPDLPILIQTLADVLENATFPADQLELSRQRALTSLKVHLDDPRGLGRQVFQQAIYPENHPFHSFPTAESLKSITRDDLLGFYQTHYRPDNTTIAIVGDFDPVKVKPLLNEAFGKWSATGKPPVLKIPSVPLPQTLTRLNKVIPGKSEAVTYIGYNGISRKDPRYYAARVLNQILGGDTLASRLGTEVRDRQGLTYGIYSGFAAGINPGPFLIQMQTAPGDAQKAIASTLALLKQLREQGVTEAEFNAAKRSITNSYPVDLANPSDVSSIILDNAVLGLSRSEIRDFPQKIQAVTMAQMQQTIEDLIKPESLIIVTAGPGETVPKGS
- a CDS encoding exostosin domain-containing protein, which translates into the protein MQLNIYSDDNYLPKGIEPVPMLYPFWKQFIPTEKYPWSRLYSKYIELSNSLFKMTSLKEADLVIMPINWRAIRGESWKSKVNKEAENLSIEFAEKVANSGKELVVFFAGDCCAEEIPIKNSIVMRMAKYRSKRKQKDIIMPSFTEDFVEEYLGGQMSLRHKSEKPVVGFCGLAVPDSWEKKLKTVLFHGVMLTKSLELGVSPYKGQILRSQALKVLAENPSLVNTNFIIKNETVFLNTQDVEQRQKARAEYVKNMVESDYILCCRGSANYSIRLYEILSCGRIPIFIDTDCVLPDESIIDWKKYCVWIDEKEISHIAEKVAEFHSNISDQEFLDLQHECRNLWKNRLSAEGFYTNFNHHFSTK